The proteins below come from a single Garra rufa chromosome 3, GarRuf1.0, whole genome shotgun sequence genomic window:
- the LOC141331753 gene encoding erythroid membrane-associated protein-like — MLSITIALLLNLLIETSVSFSVVVPGDPVVSHVGSTVILSCRISPPENAEALEIRWYRNEEFSNPVLLYNHGKIQDIQECFRNRTSLSGGLKDGDVSLRLEKLAFQDEGSFHCDVSGVKAYDSKVVDLQITDPSGSWKALFFTVLIGALLGLFGLILYKYRHKLTDCVNTMENPTNKGDCEEETTKEVDVTIDSEHLHPGLILIRDCKIMRDGPGYNHTEEGFPYDLCAYGTQRFTSGRHYWEVDLTFSRSPPKNSWLFGIVKDGNVCVNDRSALTPSKGYWFLCSDGPNGFHTNTDPPVKLSLTPRPERLGVLLDYDDGQLSFYNVTERKHLLTISTRFSGSVVPLFNPGVGDQGQLRILDCPKPVESAEESSQPLLRKKPAKEICEEEAIEKLTKEVVGDVNIEELKKHAVEISIDREHSHQDLMVSTDCKITRDGPEYNHTGEGFQYELCASGAQTFTSGRHYWEVELAQENAPPKSYWLIGVVKQILMKDRSVLTPSNGFWFLCSDGPNGFHTNTDPPVKLSLTPRPERLGVLLDYDDGQLSFYNVKERKHLLTISTRFSGSVLPLFNPGVGDNSPLTILDCPESAIDCNVANMEEGVLGTL; from the exons ATGTTGTCGATTACTATCGCTTTACTGCTGAACCTCCTCATAGAGACCTCTG TGTCGTTCTCTGTAGTGGTTCCTGGTGATCCTGTAGTGTCTCATGTGGGATCCACAGTGATTCTGTCCTGCCGGATCTCTCCTCCTGAGAACGCTGAAGCTCTGGAGATCCGCTGGTACCGTAATGAGGAGTTCAGCAACCCTGTTCTCCTCTATAATCATGGGAAGATCCAGGACATCCAGGAATGTTTCAGGAACCGAACCTCTTTGTCTGGTGGACTGAAGGATGGAGACGTCTCTCTACGGCTGGAGAAACTCGCATTTCAGGATGAAGGTTCATTTCACTGTGATGTTAGTGGAGTCAAAGCATATGACAGCAAAGTAGTAGATCTCCAAATCACTG ATCCATCAGGTTCATGGAAGGCTCTTTTCTTCACCGTTCTCATTGGTGCTCTTCTGGGTTTGTTTGGTCTGATTCTCTACAAATACAGACACAAACTAACAG atTGTGTGAATACTATGGAGAACCCGACAAACAAAGGAG ATTGTGAGGAGGAAACTACAAAAGAAG TTGATGTCACTATTGACAGTGAGCATTTACATCCAGGCCTGATTCTTATTAGGGACTGTAAAATCATGAGGGATGGTCCAGGATATAATCACACTGAAGAGGGATTTCCATATGATTTATGTGCATATGGAACCCAAAGATTCACCTCTGGTCGTCACTATTGGGAGGTAGATTTGACATTTTCCAGATCACCTCCTAAAAACTCTTGGTTATTTGGTATAGTGAAAGATGGAAATGTTTGTGTAAACGACCGATCTGCTTTAACTCCATCAAAGGGTTACTGGTTCTTGTGTTCAGACGGTCCTAATGGGTTTCACACTAACACTGATCCACCAGTTAAACTCTCACTGACACCGAGACCTGAACGACTGGGAGTTCTGTTAGATTATGATGACGGTCAGCTGTCATTTTACAACGTCACAGAGAGGAAACATCTCCTGACCATCAGCACCAGATTCTCTGGATCAGTCGTTCCTCTGTTCAATCCTGGTGTTGGTGATCAGGGTCAGCTTAGAATCCTGGATTGTCCAAAACCTGTAGAATCAGCTGAAGAGTCCAGTCAACCTTTACTGA GAAAGAAACCAGCTAAAGAAA TTTGTGAGGAGGAAGCGATTGAGAAACTGACAAAGGAAG ttGTTGGAGACGTAAATATAGAAGAACTGAAGAAACATGCAG TTGAGATCAGTATTGACCGTGAGCATTCACATCAAGATCTGATGGTTTCTACTGACTGTAAAATCACGAGGGATGGTCCAGAATATAATCACACTGGAGAGGGATTTCAATATGAATTATGTGCATCTGGAGCCCAAACATTCACCTCTGGTCGTCACTATTGGGAGGTAGAGCTGGCACAAGAAAATGCACCTCCTAAAAGCTACTGGTTAATTGGTGTGGTGAAACAAATTCTTATGAAAGACAGATCTGTTTTAACTCCATCAAATGGTTTCTGGTTCTTGTGTTCAGACGGTCCTAATGGCTTTCACACCAACACTGATCCACCAGTTAAACTCTCACTGACACCGAGACCTGAACGACTGGGAGTTCTGTTAGATTATGATGACGGTCAGCTGTCATTTTACAACGTCAAAGAGAGGAAACATCTCCTGACCATCAGCACCAGATTCTCTGGATCAGTCCTTCCTCTCTTCAATCCTGGTGTTGGTGATAATAGTCCACTTACAATTCTAGATTGTCCAGAATCAGCTATAGACTGCA atgttgcaaacatggaggaaggcGTACTAggtacactgtaa